In a single window of the Magnolia sinica isolate HGM2019 chromosome 7, MsV1, whole genome shotgun sequence genome:
- the LOC131251859 gene encoding pterocarpan synthase 1-like, with amino-acid sequence MSSGFVALLQMAQTTPKIWVSVLIFLLITTVGSLEAKDTRMEETNMVFYMQDWETGPNATGVWIAGLNGIGSLPTSFGTIVVFNDAITVDVDRHSKQIGRARGIFVASALDGTAAQFMFSIWFTDGEYKGSTLQIQGLEIYFTEDKELVARRELSVVSGTGLFRYARGYVVFENAFVDVPNFNTVFKLTVTVRHYTDEFMTLPDLSEIY; translated from the coding sequence ATGTCAAGTGGCTTTGTAGCACTGCTTCAAATGGCTCAAACCACACCAAAGATATGGGTTTCGGTACTGATTTTCTTGCTCATAACCACTGTGGGCAGCTTGGAAGCCAAAGACACAAGGATGGAAGAGACCAACATGGTGTTCTACATGCAAGACTGGGAGACGGGCCCGAACGCGACTGGAGTCTGGATTGCCGGACTTAATGGCATTGGTTCACTTCCAACAAGTTTCGGGACCATCGTGGTGTTCAACGACGCAATCACCGTAGACGTTGATCGGCACTCAAAGCAGATAGGACGAGCGCGAGGTATATTTGTTGCATCGGCCTTGGACGGGACCGCTGCACAATTCATGTTCTCGATCTGGTTCACCGATGGAGAGTACAAAGGGAGTACGCTACAGATACAAGGTTTGGAGATCTACTTCACCGAGGATAAGGAGTTGGTGGCGCGTAGGGAGCTGTCAGTGGTCTCTGGGACGGGCTTGTTCCGATATGCAAGGGGCTACGTCGTGTTCGAAAATGCCTTCGTGGACGTTCCCAACTTCAATACCGTGTTCAAGCTGACTGTCACTGTTCGCCATTATACCGATGAGTTCATGACTCTGCCCGATCTGTCTGAAATCTACTAG